Genomic segment of Mercurialis annua linkage group LG6, ddMerAnnu1.2, whole genome shotgun sequence:
CGCTATTTCGAGATGCAAAATACTTTGTTAGTCATTGCGATAGATGCCAAAGAGTGGGGAACATATGTAAGCGAGATGAGATGTCGCTTACCACCATTCAAGAGGTGGAACTTTTTGATGTTTGGGGAATAGACTTCATGGGTCCGTTTCCAATGTCGTTTGGGAAACAATACATATTGGTGTTGCGTGGATTAtgtttcaaaatgggtagaagcggaaGCATTACCTACTAACGATGCCAAAGTTGTGTTGGACTTTCTCAAACAGTTGATGAATCGATACGGGACTCCTAGAGCAATTATAAGCGACGGTGGATCTCACTTTTGCAATAGGCAATTCGATTCTTTGATGCGGAAGTATAAAGTCtatcatcgggtcgctactccGTACCATCCTCAAACAAGCAGGCAAGTTGAAGTTTCTAACCGTGAGCTAAAACAAATTTTGGAGAAAACGGTTAATAGCACAAGGAAGGATTGGTCACTAAAATTAGATGATGCATTATGGGCTTATCGTGCGGCTTTTAAAACGCCCCTCGGTATGTCCCCATATCGCATTGTTTTTTTGGTAAAGCTTGCCATCTTCCGGTGGAACTTGAACATAGAGCTTATTGGGCAATCAAAAAGCTCATTTTGACCTTAAAGCGGCGGGGGAGAAATGTATGCTTCAACTCAATGAGTTGGACGAATTTCGTTTAAATGCTTATGAAAACGACAAGCTTTACAAGGACAAGACAAAACGATGGCAGGATGCTCACATCGTCCCTAAAACCTTCACGGAAGGGTCGTTAGTCTTGCTCTACAACTCACGCCTAAAATTATTTCCCGGGAAATTGAAGTCTCGTTGGAGCGGTCTTTTC
This window contains:
- the LOC126687734 gene encoding uncharacterized protein LOC126687734 — its product is MQEFDIEIRDKKGTENVVAHHLSWLEIPEPILSDVEINETFLDEMLMVLSEVEMPWYADIANYLSSEIMPLDLTYHQKKKFLSDTKRFLWEAVPLQDYAGHYGTSRTAARVLECGLFWPTLFRDAKYFVSHCDRCQRVGNICKRDEMSLTTIQEVELFDVWGIDFMEAEALPTNDAKVVLDFLKQLMNRYGTPRAIISDGGSHFCNRQFDSLMRKYKVYHRVATPYHPQTSRQVEVSNRELKQILEKTVNSTRKDWSLKLDDALWAYRAAFKTPLAHFDLKAAGEKCMLQLNELDEFRLNAYENDKLYKDKTKRWQDAHIVPKTFTEGSLVLLYNSRLKLFPGKLKSRWSGLFKIRSVASHGVLELEMLAVKSSKYIMGLYQVSGWFKEEN